One genomic region from Bacteroidetes Order II. bacterium encodes:
- a CDS encoding acetyl-CoA carboxylase carboxyltransferase subunit beta, whose product MATWFSRKSTGISPASTKTIDAPEGYWKNCPSCNEVLSQRQLANEWHVCPKCGFHMGLDSEGYFQMLFDDGVFDIFDAHLGALDVLEFVDRQPYHKRIAAAKAKTNLTDAARGAFGTIGGIPVSVGCMDFSFIGGSMGSVVGEVLTRAIRRGVERKCPVVIISRSGGARMQEASLSLMQLAKTSANLAVLAEHKLPYVSVMADPTTGGVSASFAMLGDVNIAEPGALIGFAGPRVIRETIGQDLPEGFQRSEFLLEKGFLDDVVDRRNLKSYLANLFKLIMEPVA is encoded by the coding sequence ATGGCCACTTGGTTTAGCCGAAAATCAACCGGCATCAGCCCAGCAAGCACCAAAACCATTGACGCTCCCGAAGGATATTGGAAAAACTGTCCTTCTTGTAATGAAGTATTGAGCCAGCGCCAGCTCGCCAACGAATGGCATGTTTGTCCTAAATGTGGTTTTCACATGGGCTTGGATAGCGAAGGGTATTTTCAGATGTTGTTTGATGACGGAGTATTTGACATTTTTGATGCCCATTTGGGAGCACTGGATGTCCTCGAATTTGTGGATCGGCAACCCTACCATAAACGGATTGCAGCCGCAAAAGCAAAAACCAACCTGACGGATGCGGCCCGTGGTGCTTTTGGAACCATTGGAGGCATACCCGTCTCGGTTGGCTGTATGGACTTTTCGTTCATTGGGGGGTCTATGGGGTCGGTCGTTGGGGAAGTCCTGACCCGTGCCATCCGTCGTGGCGTAGAGCGAAAGTGTCCAGTGGTCATTATTTCGCGTTCAGGGGGCGCACGAATGCAAGAGGCCTCGCTAAGCCTCATGCAGTTGGCCAAAACGAGTGCCAATTTGGCGGTATTGGCCGAGCATAAATTGCCCTATGTTTCGGTCATGGCGGATCCAACCACTGGCGGTGTGTCTGCTTCTTTCGCTATGTTGGGCGATGTGAATATCGCAGAACCAGGCGCCTTGATCGGGTTTGCTGGGCCTCGAGTGATCCGCGAGACCATTGGCCAAGATTTGCCGGAAGGCTTTCAACGCTCGGAGTTTTTGTTGGAAAAAGGTTTTCTGGATGATGTGGTGGACCGCCGTAACCTGAAGTCGTACTTGGCAAATCTTTTTAAACTAATTATGGAACCTGTTGCATAA
- a CDS encoding elongation factor G: MKVYDADHTRNIALVGHSGSGKTTIAEAMLFNAGVINRMGTVEEGNTVSDYHKSEQDRQMSIFTSILHTEWQEHKINIFDTPGYLDFTGEVIAALKVVDTAVFVIDGVTGVQVGTEAAWQFAKDFQTPSMFLINALDKEESSFETRITEIQERFGRGAAVVQVAAGQGTRSIIDVLLMKYITFPTGSREMVVQDIPEQFKERAEKLHNDLIESIAENDEGLMELYFEEGTLSEDQMREGLHKSMLKRELFPVFVCSGKHNIGITRFMQFVDKTCPRPSEMPPPPMASGNPIMPESNGAPVAFIFRTMAEEHVGEYSFFRVYHGTIETGMDLENAQTREIERLGQIYSLNGKQRDTVQKIVAGDIGAVVKLRNTHTNNTLRAKGTEYEIQPINFPNPRFMESVVTLKQGEEDKLAQGIHRLHEEDPSLVVIHDADLRQTLLGGQGNMHLDVAKERLLNQFKVAIQFKKPKVGYRETVTVQARAQYRHKKQTGGAGQFADISMLVEPLLGEFVPPADIQPRNVAVIETAWGSKIEFIDAIVGGVIDMRRFFGAIQKGVSERLQTGPLAGYPVGDVRVVIHYGGMHAVDSNENAFKTAAKMCFIQAFNAAKPVLLEPIHEVTVTIPDLFMGDVMGDLNTRRARILGMESVGALQAITALVPQSELYHYSTDLRSITQGRGIHKEQFHSYENMPRNEQEKVIASAEKIKDEE, translated from the coding sequence ATGAAAGTCTATGATGCAGATCATACACGGAATATTGCTTTGGTTGGGCACTCTGGAAGCGGTAAAACCACCATTGCAGAGGCCATGCTTTTTAATGCCGGGGTAATCAACCGGATGGGAACCGTGGAAGAAGGCAATACCGTGAGCGATTATCACAAAAGCGAACAAGATCGCCAAATGTCTATTTTCACCTCTATTCTTCATACGGAATGGCAGGAGCACAAGATCAATATTTTTGATACACCTGGTTACTTGGATTTCACCGGCGAGGTCATTGCTGCCCTTAAAGTGGTTGATACCGCAGTATTTGTCATTGATGGGGTTACAGGCGTACAAGTAGGAACCGAAGCGGCTTGGCAATTTGCAAAAGACTTCCAAACGCCCAGTATGTTCTTGATTAACGCCCTAGACAAGGAGGAGTCCAGTTTTGAAACCCGTATTACCGAAATTCAGGAACGATTCGGAAGAGGAGCTGCTGTGGTTCAGGTAGCCGCTGGCCAAGGAACGCGCTCTATTATTGATGTACTGCTCATGAAATATATCACTTTTCCCACTGGCTCAAGGGAGATGGTCGTTCAAGACATCCCCGAACAGTTCAAAGAACGGGCAGAAAAACTTCACAATGACTTAATTGAGAGCATTGCCGAGAACGACGAAGGGTTGATGGAGTTGTATTTTGAAGAAGGTACCCTTAGCGAAGACCAAATGCGAGAAGGGCTACACAAATCTATGCTAAAGCGTGAATTATTTCCTGTTTTTGTATGTAGTGGCAAACACAATATCGGCATAACGCGCTTCATGCAATTTGTGGACAAAACCTGTCCGCGCCCATCCGAAATGCCTCCTCCGCCTATGGCCTCCGGAAATCCTATAATGCCTGAATCCAACGGTGCGCCCGTTGCGTTCATTTTCCGGACCATGGCCGAAGAACATGTGGGTGAATACTCTTTCTTCCGCGTCTATCATGGAACCATTGAAACCGGAATGGACCTTGAAAATGCCCAAACCCGTGAAATAGAACGGTTAGGACAGATTTATTCCTTGAACGGCAAACAACGGGACACCGTGCAAAAAATTGTTGCGGGCGATATTGGGGCTGTGGTAAAACTTAGAAATACCCATACCAACAACACCTTGCGTGCAAAAGGAACCGAATACGAAATCCAACCCATCAACTTCCCCAATCCACGCTTTATGGAGTCGGTGGTGACGCTGAAGCAAGGCGAGGAAGACAAGTTGGCACAAGGCATTCATCGCCTGCACGAGGAAGATCCATCGTTGGTGGTTATTCATGACGCCGACCTTCGCCAAACCTTACTCGGCGGACAAGGCAATATGCACTTAGACGTGGCCAAAGAACGCTTATTAAACCAATTCAAGGTGGCGATTCAGTTCAAAAAACCCAAAGTTGGCTACCGCGAAACCGTGACCGTTCAAGCAAGGGCACAATACCGTCATAAGAAACAAACAGGCGGGGCAGGCCAATTTGCAGACATTTCGATGCTCGTAGAGCCGCTATTAGGCGAATTTGTGCCGCCAGCGGACATCCAACCCCGAAATGTAGCGGTGATCGAAACGGCTTGGGGGTCTAAAATTGAGTTTATTGATGCGATCGTGGGGGGGGTGATAGACATGCGCCGTTTCTTTGGCGCCATCCAGAAGGGCGTAAGCGAACGTCTGCAAACCGGCCCGCTCGCCGGATATCCAGTGGGCGATGTGCGTGTCGTGATCCATTATGGCGGGATGCACGCCGTGGACTCGAACGAGAATGCCTTTAAGACGGCCGCCAAAATGTGCTTTATCCAGGCTTTTAATGCTGCAAAACCTGTCCTGCTGGAGCCTATTCATGAGGTAACTGTGACTATTCCGGATTTGTTTATGGGGGATGTGATGGGCGACCTTAATACTCGTCGGGCACGTATTCTGGGCATGGAGTCCGTGGGGGCGCTACAAGCCATTACCGCCTTGGTTCCACAATCCGAACTCTATCATTACTCTACGGATTTGCGGTCCATCACCCAAGGACGCGGCATCCATAAGGAACAATTCCATTCTTATGAAAATATGCCCCGTAATGAACAGGAAAAAGTCATTGCTTCGGCTGAAAAAATCAAAGATGAGGAATGA
- the tsaB gene encoding tRNA (adenosine(37)-N6)-threonylcarbamoyltransferase complex dimerization subunit type 1 TsaB, whose protein sequence is MPTILAIETATAFCSVALVAEQHVLAELTLNQPRSHATHLPDMIQQVMHFSGLVWKDLDGIAVSVGPGSYTGLRIGVSAAKAIAFAHEKPLVGVNSLRGLAQLVDPFMADGDLVCSFLDARRDEVYAAAFRKKGPVLEGEKDTTALVTAELKDWLAPESLPPKQSVWLVGDGARKCIEPLEAAGWRGRLNLLPESACFPTARAIAQCVTVLTPEDVQNVRDMEPFYYKVFVAAKPSRTIRERTPQND, encoded by the coding sequence ATGCCCACAATCTTAGCCATCGAAACAGCAACAGCCTTTTGCAGCGTTGCCTTGGTTGCAGAACAGCACGTATTGGCAGAGCTAACCCTGAACCAACCACGTAGCCATGCCACCCATTTACCAGATATGATTCAGCAGGTGATGCACTTTTCCGGTCTTGTGTGGAAAGACTTGGACGGCATTGCGGTTTCCGTGGGACCAGGCTCTTATACTGGACTTCGGATTGGGGTATCGGCGGCCAAAGCCATCGCCTTTGCCCATGAAAAGCCGCTGGTGGGCGTGAATAGCTTGCGGGGTCTGGCCCAATTGGTAGATCCATTTATGGCTGACGGCGATCTGGTCTGTTCCTTTTTAGATGCTCGCCGCGACGAGGTCTATGCCGCCGCTTTTAGGAAAAAAGGCCCTGTTTTGGAAGGGGAAAAAGATACCACGGCTTTGGTGACTGCCGAGTTGAAGGACTGGCTCGCACCAGAAAGCCTTCCACCCAAACAGTCGGTTTGGCTCGTGGGAGATGGCGCAAGGAAGTGCATCGAACCCTTGGAAGCCGCTGGTTGGAGGGGACGTCTAAACTTGTTACCCGAATCAGCCTGCTTCCCAACTGCACGGGCTATTGCCCAATGTGTAACCGTTTTAACGCCGGAAGATGTGCAAAACGTAAGAGATATGGAACCTTTTTACTATAAAGTATTTGTTGCGGCCAAACCCTCCCGCACCATCCGAGAGCGGACACCACAAAACGATTAA
- a CDS encoding DUF1573 domain-containing protein, translating into MKKLFLPFFALLISVISVFAQQNEAPIDGPKLMLDVEHVDYGKIERGSNPYRKVIIKNVGNKPLTIESAKSNCGCLIPKVYDGINILPGRTTEMQLRYDTLRVGPFTKVVTLVTNEKVGEYMLKVKGHVVSSQNPDDMTPILTNPDN; encoded by the coding sequence ATGAAAAAACTTTTCCTACCATTTTTCGCCTTATTGATAAGCGTGATAAGTGTTTTTGCACAACAAAATGAGGCTCCCATTGATGGCCCCAAGTTGATGTTGGACGTTGAACATGTTGATTACGGTAAAATAGAGAGAGGTTCAAATCCCTATCGGAAAGTCATCATTAAAAACGTAGGCAATAAGCCTTTGACCATTGAGTCGGCAAAGTCAAACTGTGGATGTTTGATTCCTAAGGTGTATGACGGCATAAACATACTACCTGGCAGGACCACCGAGATGCAGTTACGATACGATACGCTACGAGTAGGGCCTTTTACAAAGGTAGTGACCCTCGTAACCAATGAAAAAGTGGGCGAATATATGCTAAAGGTAAAAGGACATGTAGTATCGTCACAAAATCCTGATGATATGACACCTATACTCACTAATCCAGATAATTAA